Genomic DNA from Leptospirillum ferriphilum:
GTCCGGTCTGTCGTTCGTTCATCGTTTCGGTGCACCGGGTTTCTCATCGGTACCCAGTGCGCCTGTTCGCTCCCTCATCTCACGGGCATCCTCCCGAGGAGGCTGCAAGATTCACCGTCTGAATGACCCGTTTTAGAAAATTTCCGACAGGCTTGACAAGGTGATACTCCATCCGGGACAAGATTTCAATATGCTAATATTGTTAGCATATTTATTTTATGATAAATATTTATTATTAACTAGAATGAAATCAAAAACATCACCGGTACAGTGTGGACGTTCGATGAGGCGCTGGAGGCAAGGAATGTTTTGAAGTCCGATTGCGGACCTTTTGGCCGTGCCTGAAAGAACGGGGAAAGAATGGGAAATTCCGGGTCTTCGGAAGGGAAGTTTCCCTGCGTATTCGGGTGGAGACGACAATTTTTTCGTGTTCGGAGGCTCTTTGCAAGGCATATGAAAGAGAAACGTCCGGGGCGGTCGACCGAACCGCCGGGAGAGAGAAAGGCCCGGACTTCCCGGCAGGCGCTCTCAAACGGGGGTGACAAAGGAGCCCGGAGCCGGAGGAGAAAAAGATTCGAACGCGTCAGTGAACCATTTTGAGAAAGAGAGCAGACTGGGCGGCAAACAGCCCGATCACCAGAGCGATAATCCATCGAAGAAGACTGTTGAATTCCCCTTTGAGCGTGCTCTCCATTTTCTGCATGTCTGTGCGGATCCCGGTTTCCATCTTTCGCATGTCATCCCGGATTCCGGTCTCCATTTTCTGCATGTCTGTGCGGATCCCGGTTTCCATCTTTCGCATGTCATCCCGGATTCCGGTCTCCATCTTCTGCATGTCCGCCCGAATCCCGGTTTCCATCTTTCGCATGTCATCCCGGATTCCGGTCTCCATTTTCTGCATGTCCGCACGGATCCCGGTTTCCATCTTCTGCATGTCCGCACGGATCCCGGCTTCCATCTTCTGCATGTCCGCACGGAGAGCGTTTTCGCTTTCCTTGACATCGGCCTTGGTCGCCAGGCCGCCGCGAAAAGCTTCCAGCAAGGCCTCCGCATGAGCTTCCGCCTGAACGGGAGAAACCCCGGACGATTCCAGTTTTTTGATATAGGCATGCGTATCGAAGAGCACGGTTTCCACAAAACCTCCTGGGGCAGATTGTAACACAGATCAGAGAAGGGAAAATCGACAGATGGCTCCGGTCAACGTCAAAAATCCGGGAGAATCTGGCACAGAGAATGCGGAAAAGGAAAGAGTCCCGCAGGCTCAATACTCCGGGAAGCCGGCCGGGCTTCTTTCGATTCTTTTGTCCGAGATGTGATTTTTCGCCGTTTCAGTGGCCGGAATCTCCGGAGGAACGGGAAGATCCGTGTTTTTCCCGAACGCATTCCGCTCTCTCTGCTCTCCGGCCGGGAAGAATCTCCCCTCAATGACCGGAAGGATCCTTGCCACGCACCCTGAGAGGAATCGTCTGACGTTCCAGTGACAAAAAAATCGGGTTGACGAGTCTACCTACTGATAGGTAGACTCGTCTCCATGGCGACGACAGACACGACAGAGGTCATCCTTGATGCCGCCCAGGAACTGGTCCAGCTGCGGGGTTTCAACGCCTTCAGCTATCGCGATATCGCAAACCGGATCGGCATTCGTACCGCCAGCATCCACTACCATTTTCCCAAAAAAGACGATCTGGCGCGCACCCTGATTCGCCGTTACCATGCGCGCTTTCTGGACGCACTGCGTCAGATCGGCCGGGGTAACCCCCGGCCCCAGACGCGTCTGACCGAATATATGGCGCTGTTCTTCTCTCTTTCCAGCCAGGGAGATCGTCTGTGCCTGTTCGCCGTCTTTTCCGCCGACCTGACGTCCCTTTCCGAGGAGGTCCGGCAGGAAATCCGGGCTTTTTACGACACGAATGTCGACTGGCTCCGCCTCATTCTCGAGGAAGGCCAGCGGACAGGGGCCT
This window encodes:
- a CDS encoding TetR/AcrR family transcriptional regulator, whose protein sequence is MATTDTTEVILDAAQELVQLRGFNAFSYRDIANRIGIRTASIHYHFPKKDDLARTLIRRYHARFLDALRQIGRGNPRPQTRLTEYMALFFSLSSQGDRLCLFAVFSADLTSLSEEVRQEIRAFYDTNVDWLRLILEEGQRTGAFAFSGSSEEMARGIFALLEGEILVTRAFSSTSRDTSVLPVVRSLLNWQDDRPARGDTPDPDKMEQTHSAQSHSSHV
- a CDS encoding coiled-coil domain-containing protein, encoding METVLFDTHAYIKKLESSGVSPVQAEAHAEALLEAFRGGLATKADVKESENALRADMQKMEAGIRADMQKMETGIRADMQKMETGIRDDMRKMETGIRADMQKMETGIRDDMRKMETGIRTDMQKMETGIRDDMRKMETGIRTDMQKMESTLKGEFNSLLRWIIALVIGLFAAQSALFLKMVH